A portion of the Rhizoctonia solani chromosome 6, complete sequence genome contains these proteins:
- a CDS encoding cell cycle checkpoint Rad17 produces MARKAAVSPTRVPRKRSLKRSTLSSDSLFGFGTQPPSGNAARQLSVPRFNLSQGAGLSSQVQVIDLTEDDQAPPPMSTPPIPGPPAKKPRRMSPSPLANPPKIPGTHESDASHSGESRDTTGDAESLWVDIHAPETQETLAVHPRKVEDVRRWLGEALTGGPAGKLRKYRRILALTGPSGSGKTATLQILARELEAEVVEWQANSDEFSVAGDYDYESATTKLASFLERAGVYGSLSLKAIRDSTPDPESKGKERRLESKHKILLLEDFPSISHPRVRGAFHAALTRFAEAVPPSTAVSSLVYPPLVLIISDAGLRADDTSPYSNSHRDDVLDIRSVLPPALLGSHYVTQIKFNPVAATFMRKALISVISSHLSLPSSSNSKSKSHGLPKETIDALIEAANGDIRSAITGVQFAFTATSKGISQEVGRKKSSVKGKGGAKGERDAALKVMFSAITRREQALALFHLLGKVFYNKRYGDPDEPDKAPIPLPKPLPKHLSEFERRLSKVDVSALHADSPVDSSLFSLYIQQNYTQFCDDIDECYGLADALSEADGGMGILDENLVISSALSQHTFQHIARSALLALPSPVPRRSQVTRKPAWFAARAKEREAEGAVEDAKRWLIEHGGTNGLGCGYWDRKSVVLDAGGLLGKFGPKVVTSSVLFSQLKWDISTSQQADTLDEEESVTAGVDVAEADIEAMEKRAAGVGRVKEEKEEKGYLSDDDIDDF; encoded by the exons ATGGCACGCAAAGCTGCCGTTTCACCCACAAGAGTCCCGCGTAAACGTTCACTGAAGAGGAGTACTCTATCGTCCGACTCTCTATTTGGGTTTGGAACTCAACCGCCAAGTGGTAACGCCGCTCGACAG CTTAGTGTGCCGAGGTTTAATTTGAGCCAGGGAGCAGGGCTATCATCACAAGTCCAGGTCATTGACTTGACCGAAGATGACCAAGCACCGCCGCCAATGTCAACTCCACCCATTCCTGGCCCTCCGGCTAAAAAGCCTCGGAGGATGTCACCATCGCCACTCGCAAATCCTCCTAAAATACCCGGGACTCATGAGAGCGATGCAAGTCATAGCGGGGAATCTCGGGATACGACGGGTGACGCAGAGTCATTGTGGGTAGACATTCATGCTCCAGAAACACAG GAAACTCTCGCTGTCCATCCTCGGAAGGTGGAAGATGTGCGGAGATGGTTGGGCGAGGCACTTACGGGAGGCCCGGCTGGCAAATTGAGGAAGTACAGG CGAATTCTCGCATTGACAGGTCCTTCGGGATCTGGGAAGACGGCTACTCTACAAATTTTAGCTAGAGAATTAGAGGCAGAGGTAGTGGAATGGCAAGCAAACTCGGATGAATTCTCGGTCGCTGGTGATTATG ACTACGAATCGGCTACGACAAAATTAGCCTCATTTTTAGAACGTGCTGGTGTCTATGGGTCCCTATCATTGAAAGCCATTCGCGATTCAACCCCTGACCCAGAGTCCAAGGGCAAAGAAAGAAGGCTAGAAAGTAAACATAAAATACTACTACTTGAAGATTTCCCGTCGATCTCTCACCCGCGCGTTCGCGGCGCATTTCACGCTGCTCTCACCAGATTCGCGGAAGCGGTTCCTCCATCTACCGCAGTCTCAAGCCTCGTGTACCCCCCTCTGGTTCTGATCATTTCGGATGCTGGCCTACGAGCAGACGATACGTCGCCGTACTCAAATTCCCACAGGGATGATGTTTTAGACATCCGATCTGTCCTACCGCCGGCTTTACTGGGGTCCCATTACGTCACTCAGATCAA GTTCAACCCTGTAGCAGCAACCTTTATGCGCAAAGCCCTCATATCTGTCATTTCTTCTCATCTCTCCCTACCAAGCTCTTCCAATAGCAAATCGAAATCCCATGGCTTGCCAAAGGAGACGATTGATGCTCTCATCGAGGCAGCCAATGGCGATATACGAAGTGCCATAACAGGGGTACAATTCGCATTCACGGCCACAAGTAAAGGGATTTCTCAGGAGGTCGGGCGCAAGAAGAGTAGTGTCAAGGGCAAAGGTGGAGCGAAGGGTGAGCGGGATGCTGCCTTGAAGGTTAT GTTCTCCGCTATCACTAGAAGAGAGCAAGCCCTCGCTCTTTTTCATTTGCTGGGAAAGGTTTTTTACAATAAAA GATATGGAGACCCAGACGAGCCTGATAAAGCTCCGATCCCATTGCCAAAACCGCTGCCAAAGCACCTCTCGGAATTCGAAAGGAGACTTTCCAAGGTGGACGTCTCG GCCCTTCACGCCGATTCGCCTGTAGACTCATCCCTATTTTCTCTTTATATACAACAAAACTATACCCAGTTTTGCGATGATATTGATGAATGCTACGGCCTGGCAGATGCCCTGAGCGAGGCCGATGGTGGGATGGGTATTTTAGATGAGAAT CTGGTCATTTCTTCCGCATTGTCCCAGCATACATTCCAGCACATTGCGCGCAGTGCTCTGCTTGCTCTTCCCTCCCCCGTCCCCCGCAGATCGCAAGTCACACGGAAACCCGCGTGGTTCGCCGCCCGCGCCAAAGAAAGAGAAGCAGAAGGTGCTGTTGAAGATGCAAAGCGGTGGTTAATCGAACATGGGGGTACCAATGGCCTGGGGTGTGGGTATTGGGATAGGAAGAGCGTGGTACTCGATGCTGGAGGTCTATTAGGAAAATTCGGCCCAAAAG TCGTCACATCATCAGTATTATTTAGCCAGCTTAAATGGGATATTTCCACCTCTCAGCAGGCCGATACTCTAGACGAAGAAGAAAGCGTTACGGCAGGCGTAGATGTCGCAGAAGCTGACATCGAGGCGATGGAGAAACGTGCGGCGGGGGTTGGAAGAGTCAAggaggaaaaggaagaaaagggTTATTTGAGTGACGATGATATTGACGACTTTTAA
- a CDS encoding NAD(P)H-binding family protein, with amino-acid sequence MALNLAIIGGHGKVALHLARLAASRGHKITSVIRDVSHGQDISHTGATPQVLSLEDAQASDFTTLFTNLKTDVVYFSAGAGGKGGEERTKAVDYNGALKIFDAIDGVNGKKPRLVLVSGLDVGNEDRFPEHYTEADKKAITASRKAIPAWYKWKYEAEKVLVKRNSFEWIILRPGTLNDNPGTDTADIGRANLTETISREDVAKALLQLATVPPKASGLAIDMGGGKESIGPAIDAFIKKGVSDWLGQA; translated from the exons ATGGCTCTCAACCTTGCTATCATTGGCGGTCACGGAAAG GTTGCTTTGCATCTCGCGAGGCTTGCTGCTAGTCGTGGCCACAAGATCACATCGGTCATTCGAGACGTATCGCACGGTCAAGACATTTCACATACTGGAGCAACCCCTCAAGTCTTATCGTTAGAGGATGCACAGGCCTCCGATTTTACAACACTCTTCACTAACCTCAAGACAGACGTCGTATACTTTAGTGCAGGTGCAGGGGGAAAGGGCGGTGAAGAACGTACCAAAGCTGTGGACTATAATGGTGCCCTCAAGATATTCGATGCGATCGACGGTGTGAACGGCAAGAAACCTCGTCTAGTCCTCGTATCCGGTCTCGACGTGGGTAACGAGGATCGTTTCCCGGAGCACTAT ACCGAGGCAGATAAGAAAGCAATAACTGCTTCTCGCAAGGCCATACCGGCATGGTACAAGTGGAAATACGAAGCTGAGAAAGTGCTCGTGAAACGAAACTCATTCGAATGGATTATACTTCGTCCCGGAACCTTGAATGATAACCCTGGTACCGACACTGCTGACATTGGGCGAGCGAATCTTACAGAAACCATATCG AGAGAAGACGTTGCAAAAGCGTTACTTCAGCTGGCTACTGTTCCACCTAAAGCATCTGGCTTGGCGATTGATATGGGGGGAGGAAAGGAGTCTATTGGCCCTGCAATCGATGCCTTCATTAAGAAAGGTGTCTCTGACTGGCTAGGTCAAGCTTAG
- a CDS encoding ADP-ribosylation factor family, whose product MLQNSWNSISPVELMVQRACDPSLHEPNYALNLELVEYIKKKKANTPREAAMAIVHNINHRNPHVSILALNLLQTLVNSLGHLFHLQIATKEFLNELVRRFPERPPPFPGPIMTRILDLIHEWRETICKESRWKEDLGNIKDMHRLLGYKGYRFRDAPRTTQNLQPTEATANLKSPEELEQEDRDAQSAKLQELIRRGTPRDLAAAQELMKSLSGANPESKPDYRKQTMHELDKLQAKVILLNELLDNFDVSRGEKFAKGDAYDQVAGVLRQARPKIQKWIGEAEEGDPESLDTFLHMNDMINNVIERYERYQKGDYSATIEPVASTSNTNAPKDNLIDFFGDDEASATPASSGPANDLDGLFGSSTPAAPTSSSTSPPPQLNARANVMAAFNQPQASQLNQFGTQPFFSPTPQFGAPAQTVVPPHLGSGAASPFGGAATPTSQSQFGGIMLPTTPRPSSATPSAPPPPQQQPQQGAKDPFADLAGLF is encoded by the exons ATGCTGCAAAACTCATGGAACTCAATTTCTCCGGTGGAGCTCATGGTCCAGCGTGCATGTGACCCCTCACTTCACGAGCCAAATTATGCGTTGAACTTGGAGCTGGTCGAATACAtcaaaaagaagaaagcgAATAC TCCTCGCGAGGCTGCCATGGCCATAGTGCACAACATTAATCATCGGAACCCACACGTGTCCATTCTTGCCTTGAACCTCTTACAAACCCTGGTTAACTCGCTCGGTCACCTTTTTCATCTCCAGATCGCGACGAAAGAATTCTTGAATGAGCTAGTCCGACGTTTCCCGGAAAGGCCACCACCGTTCCCCGGCCCAATTATGACACGTATTCTGGACTTGATTCACGAATGGAGGGAGACGATATGCAAAGAATCTCGATGGAAGGAAGACTTGGGAAACATCAAAGACATGCATAGACTTTTGGGGTACAAAG GGTATCGATTCCGGGATGCCCCAAGGACGACTCAAAATTTGCAACCCACCGAAGCTACCGCTAATCTCAAGAGTCCGGAGGAATTAGAGCAAGAGGACCGAGATGCTCAATCTGCG AAATTACAAGAACTTATTCGAAGAGGAACACCTCGCGATTTGGCAGCTGCACAAGAATTGATGAAGAGCCTTTCTGGAGCG AATCCCGAATCCAAACCAGACTACCGAAAACAAACCATGCACGAACTGGATAAACTGCAGGCCAAG GTGATCTTACTGAATGAGCTTCTTGACAATTTCGATGTGTCACGAGGGGAGAAATTCGCCAAAGGTGATGCGTACGAT CAAGTCGCTGGCGTCTTACGGCAGGCCAGACCCAAGATTCAAAAATGGATCGGGGAAGCTGAAGAGGGTGACCCAGAGTCTCTTG ATACCTTTCTTCACATGAATGATATGATTAACAACGTTATTGAGCGGTACGAGCGGTACCAAAAAGGGGACTACTCGGCGACCATCGAGCCAGTAGCGTCTACATCAAATACGAATGC GCCCAAAGATAATTTAATAGACTTCTTTGGGGACGATGAAGCGTCTGCCACACCTGCGTCATCTGGTCCAGCAAACGACCTAGACGGGTTGTTCGGCTCTTCAACTCCTGCTGCTCCAACTAGTTCCTCCACCTCCCCTCCACCTCAATTGAACGCTCGAGCCAACGTTATGGCCGCATTCAACCAACCCCAAGCATCACAACTGAACCAATTTGGCACACAGCCATTTTTCTCTCCCACTCCTCAGTTCGGTGCCCCTGCCCAAACTGTGGTTCCACCCCACCTGGGTAGTGGAGCCGCGTCCCCGTTCGGTGGGGCGGCCACGCCCACGTCTCAGTCTCAATTCGGGGGCATCATGCTCCCTACAACTCCTCGCCCTAGCTCTGCTACTCCCTCTGCCCCGCCTCCGCCACAACAGCAGCCACAGCAGGGGGCCAAGGACCCGTTCGCGGATCTGGCAGGTTTGTTTTGA
- a CDS encoding short chain dehydrogenase translates to MEFLPSIALFDVRNWVVVVTGSEAEIINPLADILSRSGAHIYVCQPFLSDNDVPGEEQCPGQTFVNMDEANKASIANAVRIIETREQQVNLLINVNSKDSASQGKRASWDSFFSRPGSSYTDPPSQQTHEVEDWDRVFGTNISSSYFIASAFGSLLRNGAELYVGGYGLPTLYGSRIGQPSASDTALQQLNNLLATELNSPTEHRIRVNAIVLRQPAVTSCAVAQSVVSCATNAFIHGATVSLG, encoded by the exons ATGGAGTTTCTGCCATCCATCGCACTCTTCGATGTCCGGAATTGGGTGGTCGTCG TCACTGGCTCTGAAGCGGAGATTATCAACCCGCTAGCCGATATTCTTTCTCGGTCTggagcgcatatatacgtCTGTCAGCCGTTCTTGAGTGACAACGACGTACCTGGAGAAGAACAATGTCCAGGCCAGACGTTTGTCAACATGGATGAGGCGAACAAGGCAAGCATTGCGAATGCAGTTCGCATCATAGAAACTCGG GAGCAACAGGTCAACCTG CTCATCAACGTCAACTCGAAAGACTCAGCCTCTCAGGGAAAACGTGCGTCATGGGACAGCTTTTTCAGTAGACCGGGGTCCAGTTACACCGATCCGCCGTCGCAGCAAACCCATGAAGTCGAAGATTGGGATCGAGTGTTCGGAACCAATATTTCATCCTCATACTTCATCGCCTCTG CATTTGGTAGTTTGCTGCGCAATGGAGCTGAACTTTACG TTGGAGGCTACGGGCTACCGACCCTATACGGCTCTCGAATCGGCCAGCCTAGC GCATCTGACACCGCCTTGCAACAATTGAATAATCTTCTTGCGACCGAATTGAATTCGCCGACCGAACATCGGATTAGGGTGAATGCAATTGTTCTCCGCCAGCCG GCTGTTACGAGCTGCGCTGTCGCGCAAAGCGTGGTATCATGCGCAACCAATGCATTCATACATGGCGCAACCGTTTCGTTGGGATAA